Within Pungitius pungitius chromosome 18, fPunPun2.1, whole genome shotgun sequence, the genomic segment TCTGCTTCTGAAGTTTATTCACTCGATCAGGACAAAAGATGCTAAGACGTTGACTCGTTTTACACAGATGGCTTGTACttataaatgaaaaatgtgaaaaatgaaagaagcGCATGTATGTTGAATGGAATTGAAATAAACAATTGACTGATTATCAAAATACATAAAAAGGTTCATTCTCTGTTCATTGTCATTTAGCTCAAAGTCACAACAAATAGGAGAAGAACCAAAGAGTCCCTTCATCCCTCGACTCAGCAGCATCCTTTCATGACCTTTCATGGcagtgaggaagagggagaggtcaaacagcaagaggaggagcagaaagaggaagaggagggaatgTGATGGGGCTTCTGAGTGGGAAGCAGGCAAAGgatgcagcagctccaacaacgcCCTCCTCTACTTCCCTCCCCGCCTTTTCCTTTCCAAACCAAAAACAAAGCCATTGGTTCCTGCTCTGGCACACACTGACCCAATCCATCTTCCTTTTCCTGGACAAAGCTGAGCTCAGATAACTCATTTCCAACAGCGGAATATGTAAAATGTCTTAAAGGCTTCACATTCTGAATAtccagtaccagtcaaaggttcggacacactttctcattgaactGAATGAccaggtgtgtccaaacttctgACTAGTACTGTaaacataaatatttcatttactaTAAAAATCCTACTGGCAAGTCTTTCTACATCTAAAAAGTACAGTGatggaaacaggaagaaaagaatCTTCCATGAACGTGTTCCATCACAGTGAGCATttgtccactagagggcagtGCTCCTGTAACAGCACAGGGATAGACTTGAGTTGTTGGCACGGAGATAATGCAAAGCTTTGATTAAAGACAGTTGCACTTTTCCCTCTGGAGTAACGGGACATGCAACGCAGGTCTTTCACTGGCAATTATgtcatgtttaaaaatgtcagtCAGCTCACCCAaattaaagaaaaggaataacTTATGCACCTCGCTTACTATAGAAGGAGAACATCTTAGTGGTAAGAAATACTTCAAATTGTTGTGCGTTTCATAAGCCCACCTCATTTATGAATTTGATGCACTCCAGGAACATGAAGTCTTGTTGGTGATCGTTCACCACCCTCTCATCAAGGAAGTGTCGGGGCTCCAGTGTTGGGTGATCTGAAAGGAGAATGAGCTGTAAGTGCACACGCTCACCACTAGCTCTCTCCACAGGATGAGCTGAACTCCAGTGATGACTTTGGTCAACATAGTGGACATATGACAGCATAAACAGCTCAGGTTTGAATGAGCTGGTTTATATTGTTTGTACGACATCTGGTGTTTAAGAAAGTAATGCACATTCTGGTGTGCAATTCTAgacaaatatttaattgcaaTATCTCTGACCAATATTGTGATTTTGGAATCTATAGTGCCAACGGCACGGTCATGTATTATTCATCGCTGGAAGTAGATCCAGCATCGGCGGTGACTTCAACTTGGAGTGGAGGAATGAGAAGTACGAGGGAAAGATGACGATGTAGAGATCTTAATGTGATTGGACAAAACTCAAGTCCATTCGGCacatcaaagatgtttttttgcaaagatCACGacatcaccttttctcctcGTCTCACACCAATCGCAAGAACCCTCCTGagcagctgacccccccccaccaccacacacacacaattcactgcgatgacattttgttttaaaaatgcagaaTTTGGCCAAAAAGAAACTCACATGCGAGTTTGCAGGTACGGGTGAGACTCTTACCTACTAACTGGGCACTGCCCCAaatgaagggaagaaactgGAAGTCATCTAGTCCCCACACACCTTGGCTCCCAGCTGGCTCCATCCTGTAGATCTTTTGTAGCTTCCGCATCACTGCCAGATATCTGCAGAAACAAACGGTAGTCACACTGCAGGATGCTGAAGGGTCCCAATAGAGACTAATCGATACTAACAGATCCTCCCCATTGTGTTTGTGGTGAGTGAGGAGTTATTGTGGACAGAGTCTGTAAGaagtgttaaataaataaacagttgcACATCACTACTATCACTGGGTTTTAGCCGGCACTAAAGGTGGTGCGAGCACACAGTACCAGCTCACCTGTTGAACACCTTGAAAACAATAGCCAGCTGATCATCTACCCGCAGAGCTCCAACCTTGCAAAGGCAGCAGAGGAATGCAGCGAAAGCAGCTTCATGACCTgagaagacaacacacacacacacacacttcacaggtGTTCACACAGAAACTGCACTACAGTTCTGCTTTGCTTCAACTAATAATGTGATGAACAAAAGCCATATAATCAAGCTACTACATCTGCTTTCAGCTAGTACTTCTACCATCAgctgtgttttgttctttgtaCTTTGCAGACCAGGGAGCTTTTACTTCTGCTCAACATATATGCCTTTAGTGCACATGTCCTCTTCACTGAAGTACTCGTAGGGAAGGACCGCCCCTCAATGGCTTTACAGTAAACTTAGACATGGGACGTTAAAAAACAGTAGCCTTTGAAACGCTCTATAATCTGTGTAGGACTAATTGCCTGATATCTTAACAAAGCCCTGAATCCCTCCTCCCCGCGATACAATAGCACCTCCTGGTGTCCTTGTGGTATAGCTGTAGTCTGATACATAATCACGTAGCTGTTGCGGTGTATCAACACAACACGTCCTACCAGGGTTCTGACAGAGCAACGATAGGCGCAAAAAAATGCAAGGTGGTCATTAAGAAGGTGATCAAATCTGGTTACATTCATTCACAATacatatattgatatatatttaaCAGTAAGTTGGCAAACATTATCGCTTCAGAGGTCATCTTGCACATTTGAGTTTCTGGAGCTTACAGCCTTGACAAATATTGAGGCAATTCTCCTCCAAATATAGTATCTAGTACATGTTGTTGTGATCAGTTATATTGGATAAAAGACTCTTAAGCTCCAAATGAGGACTGTACTGTGGTTCTACCGTAAGACTAAGAACATGGACACCAAAATGAGGGGACACTGATGAGAACTGctaaatgaaatacaatgtgacaAAGCTCTGcttttgattgaaaaatgttctttgtttttagatGATTTGTGTGGGTGGTTTTAGCTTTCATCAGACGGTAACATCAGTACTCTGTGCTGCTTATTGCACTATAGTTCTAGACAGACACAGTCGGCACTGTTACCTGTTCCATAGTCGATCCTGGTGGCGTTCCCCACAGACTCCTTTAGATAGACAGCTATCTCTGGAGCTGCAGCACATCTGTCAGCTGGTAGCATTGCTGCCACCAAAGCCTCGGCATCCTGCAcgaacacacagaaacatcagCTGGGAGCTGCAGGACAGTGTTGAGACAGGAGTGTCCCGTGGGGAGAGCTTTATGGATTGTGTGGAATGAGATACTCAATTAATTGAATAATCAGCTGCGCTGCATTCAGATCTTTAGTCAGCATCCCATTAAACAGGAACACGCCTCTATATGCACGTTGTACTGTGCCACCTCATGTGCAGCCGCACAATGCTACCACACCACCGTTGTGTCTGGGGCCAAGGACCAAAGTTTGAAGCCTTTACTGGAGAGAGCATATTTTGTACATTGGCGTACCAGCAGCTCGTAGCAAAGCATATAGACATTCTACCGGTCTCTGCTAGTTAGAGAGGCTCGTTCCAATGTCAGCGAGGGAGGCCCCGGGTGTGTGCAGACCGATACCTCAACAAGTGGACCTGTCTGCCGGACTGGTCAACATTGAGGACAATTAAGGTGCTGAGTGAACTATGTGCGAGGCCACTGCTGATACGACGGACCCTTATTGGCCTAGGTCtcataagaaatacagttttaggCCATGAATTCAAACTATGTAACTATGTACAGggcagtgtgtatgtgtgtgtgtgtgtactaaccTGGTCTAGTTTGGCAGACCAGCTTCTGTAGGCCTTATTACCAAAGCGTGATGGCTGGTCAACAGGAGGAGTCTCGTTTATCCATCGGTCCAGAGTCTCCAGAAGATCTAGTAACTTCTCCACTGTCTGTCACACAAGACAAAAGTAACTGCAGCAACACTTGGGAGATATACAcacacctaaaggattattaggaacaccacacTAATacttt encodes:
- the ptpa gene encoding serine/threonine-protein phosphatase 2A activator, translated to MAEAEQQSGSTPEDEAHAVPDSITFMVPKKEISMVSDMGKWKRSQAYADYMGFVLTLNEGVKGKKLTCEYKVSETVEKLLDLLETLDRWINETPPVDQPSRFGNKAYRSWSAKLDQDAEALVAAMLPADRCAAAPEIAVYLKESVGNATRIDYGTGHEAAFAAFLCCLCKVGALRVDDQLAIVFKVFNRYLAVMRKLQKIYRMEPAGSQGVWGLDDFQFLPFIWGSAQLVDHPTLEPRHFLDERVVNDHQQDFMFLECIKFINEMKTGPFAEHSNQLWNISAVPSWSKVNQGLIRMYKAECLEKFPVIQHFKFGSLLSIQPGKT